A window from Luteibacter flocculans encodes these proteins:
- a CDS encoding DUF423 domain-containing protein, which translates to MRHRVSNATAALVGAAGATAVAFGAFGAHALRNTLDASALATWHTGVEYHFWHALALLATCLLPASRARQVAQSAFALGILFFSGSLYALALGAPRWFGPVTPLGGVAFIVGWLALGFALRANRD; encoded by the coding sequence ATGCGACACCGTGTCAGTAACGCCACCGCTGCGCTCGTCGGTGCCGCTGGCGCCACCGCCGTGGCCTTCGGCGCCTTCGGCGCGCACGCCCTGCGCAACACGCTGGACGCGTCTGCGCTGGCGACGTGGCACACGGGCGTGGAATACCATTTCTGGCACGCGCTGGCCCTGCTGGCGACCTGTCTTCTGCCCGCGAGCCGTGCTCGTCAGGTCGCCCAAAGCGCCTTTGCGTTGGGCATCCTGTTCTTTTCCGGAAGCCTGTATGCGCTGGCGCTCGGGGCGCCACGCTGGTTTGGACCCGTCACGCCGCTGGGCGGCGTGGCATTCATTGTGGGCTGGCTTGCGCTCGGCTTCGCGCTGCGGGCGAACCGCGATTGA
- the purT gene encoding formate-dependent phosphoribosylglycinamide formyltransferase translates to MKTFGTPHSPTALKVLLLGSGELGKEVAIELQRFAVEVIAVDRYANAPAMQVAHRSHVIDMLDGAALRALIEQEKPDLVVPEIEAIHTATLVEMEKDGLKVVPTAKAAWLTMNREGIRRLAAEELGLPTSPYRFCDTREAFLDAVAELGTPCVVKPVMSSSGKGQSVVRSAADADAAWDYAQSGGRAGKGRVIVEGFIDFDYEITLLTVRHRNGVSFCAPIGHRQEDGDYRESWQPQPMSDAARAAAEKQADVITSALGGWGVFGVEFFVRGDEVIFSEVSPRPHDTGLVTLISQDLSEFALHARAILGLPVPEIHAFAPAASCAVLVEGEGLAPTYHGVADALAETGTMLRIFGKPEVRGRRRMAVTLARAATVEEALEKAKRAASRIRVEL, encoded by the coding sequence ATGAAGACCTTCGGCACGCCGCATTCCCCTACCGCGCTCAAGGTGCTCCTGCTGGGCTCCGGCGAGCTGGGCAAGGAGGTGGCCATCGAGCTGCAGCGCTTTGCCGTGGAGGTCATCGCCGTCGATCGTTACGCGAACGCGCCCGCCATGCAGGTGGCGCATCGTAGCCACGTCATCGACATGCTCGACGGCGCTGCGCTGCGTGCGTTGATCGAACAGGAAAAGCCGGACCTCGTCGTGCCGGAGATCGAAGCGATCCACACCGCCACGCTGGTCGAGATGGAGAAGGACGGCCTGAAGGTCGTGCCGACCGCGAAGGCGGCGTGGCTGACCATGAATCGCGAAGGCATCCGTCGGCTCGCTGCCGAAGAGCTCGGGCTGCCCACGTCGCCGTACCGCTTCTGCGACACGCGCGAGGCGTTTCTCGATGCCGTGGCGGAGCTGGGTACGCCGTGCGTGGTGAAGCCGGTGATGAGCTCGTCCGGCAAGGGGCAGAGTGTCGTGCGTTCCGCCGCCGATGCGGATGCCGCCTGGGACTATGCGCAATCCGGCGGGCGCGCCGGCAAGGGCAGGGTGATCGTGGAGGGCTTCATCGACTTCGACTACGAGATCACTCTCCTCACCGTGCGCCACCGCAACGGTGTTTCGTTCTGCGCGCCGATCGGCCATCGCCAGGAAGACGGGGACTATCGCGAATCGTGGCAGCCGCAACCGATGAGCGACGCGGCGCGTGCCGCGGCCGAGAAGCAAGCCGACGTCATCACGTCGGCGCTCGGAGGCTGGGGCGTGTTCGGCGTCGAGTTCTTCGTGCGCGGCGACGAAGTGATCTTTTCCGAGGTCAGTCCGCGTCCGCACGATACCGGTCTGGTCACGCTCATCTCGCAGGATCTTTCGGAGTTCGCGCTGCATGCGCGAGCCATCCTCGGGCTGCCCGTGCCGGAGATCCATGCGTTTGCGCCTGCCGCCTCCTGTGCCGTGCTGGTGGAGGGCGAAGGACTCGCACCGACCTACCACGGCGTGGCCGATGCGCTCGCCGAAACCGGCACGATGCTTCGCATCTTCGGCAAGCCGGAAGTGCGCGGTCGCCGACGCATGGCGGTGACGCTGGCGCGCGCGGCGACGGTCGAAGAGGCGCTGGAGAAGGCCAAGCGGGCGGCGAGCCGCATCCGAGTGGAACTCTAA
- a CDS encoding copper chaperone PCu(A)C, translating into MFRSLLTCALLASGTVYAAEPATVVASDGWVRVLPGNLPAGGYVTLRNETDRAVSIVSASSPDYADAMIHRSSTEGGMGRMEMVDSVPLPPSGKVTFAPGGYHVMLMQAKHPVKPGDAVSVTFTLSDGSKVPVTLTARPANATGP; encoded by the coding sequence ATGTTTCGATCGCTTCTCACATGTGCGCTGCTCGCCAGCGGCACCGTATACGCCGCGGAGCCGGCGACCGTCGTCGCCAGCGACGGCTGGGTCCGCGTGCTGCCGGGTAACCTGCCAGCGGGTGGCTACGTCACGCTTCGGAATGAGACCGACCGCGCGGTGTCGATCGTGAGCGCGAGCAGCCCCGACTATGCCGACGCGATGATCCACCGCAGCAGCACGGAAGGCGGCATGGGTCGCATGGAGATGGTAGACAGCGTCCCTCTTCCGCCGAGCGGCAAGGTCACCTTCGCGCCCGGCGGTTACCACGTGATGCTGATGCAGGCAAAACACCCGGTAAAACCGGGCGATGCGGTGTCGGTGACGTTCACGCTGTCCGATGGCAGCAAGGTGCCGGTGACGCTGACGGCACGCCCTGCGAACGCGACCGGCCCTTGA
- a CDS encoding asparaginase domain-containing protein, producing MQQLTIVTTGGTIDKVYFDDKSDYQIGSPQIGDILQQLGVAFRFDVIPILRKDSLHVTDEDRALIRSTIEAQPHRHVLVTHGTDTMVETARVLAGIPGKVIVLTGALNPARFQGSDAVFNIGCAVGAVQTLLDGVYIAMNGLVWHPDAVRKNRDANRFEAV from the coding sequence ATGCAGCAACTCACCATCGTCACCACCGGCGGCACCATCGACAAGGTGTATTTCGACGACAAGTCGGACTACCAGATCGGCTCCCCGCAGATCGGCGACATCCTTCAGCAACTGGGCGTCGCGTTTCGCTTCGACGTGATTCCCATCCTGCGCAAGGACAGCCTGCACGTGACCGATGAGGATCGGGCACTGATCCGCAGCACCATCGAAGCCCAGCCCCATCGCCACGTGCTGGTCACCCACGGCACGGACACCATGGTGGAAACAGCCCGCGTGCTCGCGGGCATTCCCGGCAAGGTCATCGTGTTGACTGGCGCGCTGAATCCGGCGCGCTTCCAGGGCTCGGATGCCGTGTTCAACATCGGTTGCGCCGTCGGCGCGGTGCAGACCCTGCTCGACGGCGTGTACATCGCGATGAACGGCCTCGTCTGGCATCCCGACGCGGTTCGCAAGAACCGTGACGCGAATCGGTTCGAGGCCGTCTGA
- a CDS encoding acylphosphatase produces the protein MHAVRFVVRGKVQGVFFRASTRERALALGLTGHARNLLDGSVEVVAYGNATSIDQLEVWLHDGPPSAEVNELYREELGAHDAPTDFRVS, from the coding sequence ATGCATGCCGTGCGATTCGTGGTGAGAGGCAAGGTGCAGGGCGTGTTCTTCCGCGCTTCCACTCGCGAACGCGCGCTCGCGCTGGGGCTGACCGGCCATGCCAGAAACCTGCTCGACGGCAGTGTCGAAGTGGTGGCGTATGGGAACGCCACCTCGATCGACCAACTCGAGGTATGGCTGCACGATGGGCCACCCTCGGCGGAGGTGAACGAGCTTTACCGCGAGGAACTCGGCGCTCACGACGCGCCGACCGATTTTCGTGTGAGCTAG
- the wrbA gene encoding NAD(P)H:quinone oxidoreductase produces MSHDVLVLYYSRSGHTAQLARFIARGVEEVPGMRARLRQVPPVAPVTETVIPPEPEEGAPYASRNDLIECVALAMGSPTRFGNMAAPLKHFLDTTGAEWASGALAGKPAAVFTSTSSMHGGQEATLLSMALPLLHHGMLIVGIPYTEPGLSSTTTGGTPYGASHLAGARGDHPVSEHERDLARALGRRLADVARRLGPGA; encoded by the coding sequence ATGTCCCACGACGTCCTCGTACTCTACTACAGCCGTAGCGGTCACACCGCCCAACTCGCCCGGTTCATCGCTCGCGGCGTGGAAGAAGTGCCCGGCATGCGGGCACGGCTGCGCCAGGTGCCGCCCGTGGCACCGGTGACGGAAACGGTCATCCCGCCGGAACCGGAAGAAGGCGCGCCCTATGCATCGCGCAACGATCTCATCGAATGCGTCGCCCTCGCCATGGGCAGCCCCACGCGCTTCGGCAACATGGCCGCGCCACTGAAACACTTCCTCGACACGACCGGAGCGGAGTGGGCATCCGGTGCGCTGGCCGGCAAGCCCGCTGCCGTGTTCACGTCCACCAGTTCGATGCATGGCGGTCAGGAAGCCACATTGCTGTCGATGGCGCTGCCCCTGCTTCACCACGGCATGCTGATCGTCGGCATTCCGTATACCGAACCGGGCCTCAGCAGCACGACCACCGGCGGCACGCCCTACGGCGCCAGCCATCTGGCGGGCGCGCGTGGCGACCATCCCGTCAGCGAACACGAACGGGATCTGGCGCGCGCGCTCGGTCGCCGCCTCGCCGACGTCGCACGACGCCTGGGGCCCGGCGCGTGA
- a CDS encoding Arc family DNA binding domain-containing protein, with product MAEKKAYPLRISAAVLDAMQAWSEDELRSLNAQIEYVLRDALRRSGRLKSKKVDPVDDPDE from the coding sequence GTGGCCGAGAAAAAAGCCTACCCCTTGCGCATCAGCGCAGCCGTCCTCGATGCCATGCAGGCATGGTCCGAGGACGAGTTGCGCTCGCTCAACGCGCAGATCGAATACGTACTGCGCGACGCGCTTCGCCGCAGCGGACGTCTGAAATCGAAGAAGGTCGATCCGGTGGACGATCCCGACGAATGA
- a CDS encoding SPFH domain-containing protein, whose protein sequence is MNERPAASLPGIPTAVVLLVLILLAASAALYLGTLGRSPFAASGVVLIPVVAFLIKGFFQVQPNQGQVMQLFGKYAGTERREGLRWTNPFYTRRPVSLRVRNFESSRLKVNDNDGNPIEIAAIVVWQVVDTAEAVFCVDDYENFVQIQSESALRQMAQSYAYDAHDDSKVSLRSHGDEVNNHLRQEIEARLQKAGVQVIESRISHLAYAQEIAQAMLQRQQANAIVAARERIVEGAVGMVAMALDQLRAQGVVELDEERKAAMVSNLLVVLCGDRATQPVVNAGTLYS, encoded by the coding sequence ATGAACGAACGTCCCGCCGCATCATTGCCAGGTATTCCTACTGCCGTCGTGCTGCTTGTCCTGATCCTGCTGGCCGCAAGCGCGGCGCTTTATCTCGGCACGCTTGGACGCAGCCCCTTCGCCGCCAGCGGCGTCGTGCTCATTCCGGTCGTTGCGTTTCTCATCAAGGGTTTTTTCCAGGTCCAGCCGAACCAGGGCCAGGTGATGCAGTTGTTCGGTAAATACGCCGGTACCGAACGCCGGGAAGGCCTGCGCTGGACCAACCCGTTCTACACACGGCGACCGGTCAGCCTGCGCGTGCGCAACTTCGAAAGCAGCCGGCTGAAGGTCAACGACAACGACGGCAATCCGATCGAGATCGCGGCCATCGTGGTCTGGCAGGTGGTGGACACCGCGGAAGCCGTCTTCTGCGTCGATGACTACGAGAACTTCGTGCAGATCCAGAGCGAATCGGCGCTCCGGCAGATGGCGCAGAGCTATGCCTATGACGCCCATGACGACAGCAAGGTGTCGCTACGCAGCCACGGCGACGAAGTGAACAATCATCTGCGTCAGGAAATCGAGGCGCGTCTGCAGAAGGCCGGTGTGCAGGTGATCGAATCGCGTATCAGCCATCTTGCTTACGCACAGGAAATCGCCCAGGCGATGCTGCAACGCCAGCAGGCGAATGCCATCGTGGCGGCGCGCGAACGCATCGTGGAAGGCGCCGTCGGCATGGTGGCCATGGCCCTGGATCAACTGCGCGCGCAAGGCGTGGTGGAACTCGACGAAGAGCGCAAGGCCGCGATGGTGTCGAATCTGCTGGTGGTGCTATGCGGCGATCGCGCTACGCAACCCGTCGTCAACGCCGGCACACTGTACAGCTGA
- a CDS encoding acyl-CoA dehydrogenase family protein, with amino-acid sequence MGFVQDAPQLAHPFHADRTLNAWLRHTLPSERLAATRPDLEALGDYALMAWERRGRTPRSEPILTQWDAWGARVDRIALTPAWEEGPGITTRHAVLAAGHADSPWARVEAFARVYLYHVASEFYCCPLAMTDGAATALRASGDAALIERALPHFLSRDPATFWLSGQWMTETPGGSDVGRTETVARRDEHGQWRLYGRKWFSSAVVGEAALALARPEGAGTGTAALALFYVETKDENGAWRGIAIDRLKKKLGTHELPTAEIHLDGLPATPVGPLDHGVRQIAPMLNVTRTWNAVCAVASMARAIALARDYALRRDAFGRRLIEHPLHARTLADMQADYEAAFSLTFYVAELLGRTEHGHAEAHEVALLRLLTPLAKLWTAKVSIRVVSEALECFGGAGYIEDTGLPQLLRDAQVYAIWEGTTNVLSLDMLRALSGGLAPLRQAVDALLPGDPPERAAIVTALNAAESLLADVAADRAALEASARGLAFTLARCMAAALLARSARWGAEDGDPRPAAACRRFMARGLDRLALPEHEDDALLASDVAPRPGGAARAM; translated from the coding sequence ATGGGTTTTGTGCAGGACGCGCCGCAGTTGGCGCATCCCTTTCATGCCGACCGCACCCTCAACGCGTGGCTGCGCCACACGTTGCCGTCCGAGCGACTGGCGGCGACGCGCCCGGATCTTGAAGCACTGGGCGACTACGCCCTCATGGCATGGGAGCGCCGTGGTCGCACGCCGCGCAGCGAACCGATCCTTACGCAATGGGACGCCTGGGGCGCGCGCGTCGATCGGATCGCCTTGACGCCCGCCTGGGAAGAAGGACCCGGCATCACCACGCGGCACGCTGTGCTCGCAGCCGGACACGCCGACTCGCCCTGGGCGCGCGTGGAAGCATTTGCGCGCGTTTATCTGTACCACGTCGCCAGCGAGTTCTATTGCTGCCCACTGGCGATGACGGACGGCGCCGCCACCGCGCTGCGCGCGTCCGGCGATGCGGCGCTCATCGAGCGTGCGCTGCCGCACTTCTTGAGCCGCGATCCGGCGACGTTCTGGCTCTCGGGTCAGTGGATGACCGAAACGCCCGGCGGCTCCGATGTGGGCCGCACGGAAACGGTGGCGCGTCGCGACGAACACGGCCAATGGCGTCTGTATGGGCGCAAGTGGTTCAGCTCAGCGGTGGTGGGCGAAGCGGCGTTGGCGCTGGCGCGACCGGAGGGCGCGGGCACCGGTACCGCAGCGCTGGCCTTGTTTTACGTGGAGACCAAGGACGAGAACGGCGCCTGGCGAGGCATCGCCATCGATCGCCTGAAAAAGAAGCTCGGCACGCACGAACTGCCCACTGCGGAGATTCATCTCGATGGCCTGCCGGCTACGCCGGTCGGCCCGCTCGATCATGGCGTTCGCCAGATCGCGCCGATGCTCAACGTGACGCGCACCTGGAACGCCGTCTGCGCCGTGGCGAGCATGGCTCGCGCCATCGCATTGGCGCGTGATTACGCGCTGCGTCGCGATGCCTTCGGTCGGCGCCTCATCGAGCATCCCTTGCATGCGCGCACGTTGGCCGACATGCAAGCCGACTACGAGGCGGCATTCTCATTGACCTTCTACGTCGCGGAGCTTTTGGGTCGGACGGAACACGGCCATGCCGAGGCGCACGAAGTGGCCCTGCTCCGCCTGCTGACGCCCCTGGCAAAACTGTGGACGGCGAAGGTATCGATCCGCGTCGTCTCCGAAGCGCTCGAATGCTTCGGCGGCGCCGGGTACATCGAAGACACCGGACTGCCGCAGTTGCTGCGCGACGCGCAGGTGTACGCGATCTGGGAAGGCACCACGAATGTCCTTTCGCTGGACATGCTGCGCGCGCTTTCGGGTGGGCTCGCACCCTTGCGTCAGGCGGTGGACGCGCTGTTGCCGGGAGACCCACCGGAACGGGCGGCCATTGTCACCGCGCTCAATGCGGCAGAATCCCTGCTCGCCGACGTCGCCGCCGACCGGGCGGCGCTGGAAGCCTCGGCGCGCGGACTGGCCTTCACCCTGGCTCGCTGCATGGCCGCGGCGCTGCTGGCGCGCTCCGCACGATGGGGAGCTGAGGACGGCGATCCGCGCCCTGCCGCCGCGTGTCGCCGGTTCATGGCGCGAGGGCTAGACCGCCTGGCGCTGCCCGAACACGAGGACGATGCCTTGCTGGCGTCCGACGTGGCGCCCCGTCCGGGCGGCGCCGCGCGAGCGATGTAG
- a CDS encoding DUF2069 domain-containing protein: MSLAATRTQRIGLAAWAALLVLQALWYALYPPVSIPTWVALALSVPPLLLPLLSLPNVTRALLWVGILALFYFCHGVSEAWSSTSDRWLAWIEIALTLLLIGTLGVGVRRRS; the protein is encoded by the coding sequence GTGAGCCTCGCCGCGACGCGCACGCAGCGCATTGGACTGGCCGCCTGGGCGGCGCTGCTCGTATTGCAAGCACTCTGGTACGCGCTGTATCCGCCGGTGTCGATTCCGACCTGGGTCGCCCTCGCCCTCAGCGTACCGCCGCTGCTGCTGCCGTTGCTGTCGCTGCCGAACGTCACGCGCGCGCTGCTCTGGGTCGGCATCCTCGCCCTGTTCTACTTCTGCCATGGCGTCTCCGAGGCATGGAGTTCCACGAGCGATCGCTGGCTGGCATGGATCGAGATCGCGCTCACGCTCCTGCTGATCGGCACGCTTGGCGTTGGCGTCCGCCGTCGGAGCTAG
- a CDS encoding YihY family inner membrane protein translates to MPLRIDRDRALSFTRFTWLRFLDDKCFETAGALSYTTLVSLVPLTVAIFAILSAFPVFAEWRGALANYAFQNFVPATGMKVQEYMLAFADKASQLTGISILVMLFSAVSMMISIEDRLNRIWRVRKPRGWTSRLLLYWAALTLGPILVVGGLALSSYIAAFPLLHEAADQLVTQSRLLNLLPFVITFVTLILMYTMVPNRRVSWRHAAIGAFLGAILFEFARWGFAEFIRNSPNYEEIYGALAAIPIFLLWIYLSWIIVILGASISASISAFEYTVPHEALPEGAEFIGLLVVLQHFVTAQRTGESVDPATVRLREPYLPSSAIACYFDDLQRADMIQRGEAGGWLLSRSLDATELLRVYRCTQYRLPLHPREQVERLGIALPQELLGLLDNLAAALDATLGARLDRLFPPPSVPVPTEDTLA, encoded by the coding sequence ATGCCGCTGCGCATCGATCGCGACCGCGCGCTCAGCTTCACGCGCTTCACCTGGCTTCGCTTTCTCGACGACAAGTGCTTCGAGACGGCCGGTGCACTCTCCTACACCACGCTGGTATCGCTGGTGCCGCTTACTGTGGCGATCTTCGCGATCCTCTCCGCCTTTCCCGTTTTCGCGGAGTGGCGAGGCGCACTGGCCAACTACGCCTTCCAGAACTTCGTCCCGGCCACGGGCATGAAGGTGCAGGAATACATGCTGGCCTTCGCCGACAAGGCCAGCCAGCTCACCGGCATATCGATCCTGGTCATGCTGTTCAGCGCCGTGTCGATGATGATCAGCATCGAGGATCGGCTCAACCGCATCTGGCGCGTGCGCAAGCCGCGCGGCTGGACCTCCCGCCTGCTGCTCTACTGGGCGGCACTCACCCTGGGCCCGATCCTGGTCGTGGGCGGGCTGGCCCTGTCGTCGTACATCGCCGCGTTTCCGCTGCTGCACGAGGCCGCCGATCAGCTGGTCACGCAGAGTCGCCTGCTGAACCTTCTGCCGTTCGTGATCACCTTCGTCACGCTGATCCTCATGTACACGATGGTGCCGAATCGCCGCGTGTCCTGGCGGCACGCGGCCATCGGTGCATTCCTTGGGGCGATCCTCTTCGAGTTCGCCCGCTGGGGTTTCGCCGAGTTCATCCGCAACTCGCCCAACTACGAGGAGATCTACGGCGCGCTGGCGGCCATTCCGATCTTCCTGCTGTGGATATACCTGTCGTGGATCATCGTGATCCTGGGGGCGTCCATTTCGGCGTCGATCTCGGCGTTCGAGTACACCGTGCCGCACGAGGCGCTACCCGAGGGTGCCGAATTCATCGGTCTGCTCGTCGTGCTCCAGCACTTCGTCACCGCGCAGCGCACGGGTGAAAGCGTCGATCCCGCCACGGTGCGCTTGCGCGAGCCGTACCTGCCGTCCAGTGCGATCGCATGTTATTTCGACGACCTGCAGCGCGCGGACATGATCCAGCGTGGCGAAGCCGGTGGCTGGCTGCTCAGTCGCAGCCTCGATGCCACCGAGCTGCTGCGTGTCTATCGCTGCACCCAGTACCGGCTTCCGCTGCATCCGCGTGAGCAGGTGGAGCGGCTCGGCATCGCGCTTCCCCAGGAACTGCTCGGCTTGTTGGATAATCTCGCCGCTGCGCTCGACGCTACGCTCGGCGCGCGTCTCGACCGGTTGTTCCCACCCCCGTCGGTCCCCGTCCCCACCGAGGATACCCTTGCATGA
- a CDS encoding SCO family protein: MKPSTCRRALLGLFALVAIAVLGACQREPQPEWRLTDVSGHLPDLDFRLTDDNGKPVTGADFKGKVVLMYFGYTHCPDVCPLTLTQLHVILDRLGAPADRVRILFVSVDPARDTPAIMHDYVNAFDKRAVGLVGSNAEVEALAKRYRSAFTREPDRGDGNYEVSHSSAIYIFDGQGKARLLATPSAAQDDIVHDLHLLTSMEAQP, encoded by the coding sequence ATGAAGCCATCCACCTGCCGCCGGGCCCTGCTGGGCCTGTTCGCCCTCGTCGCCATCGCCGTGCTCGGCGCCTGCCAGCGCGAGCCGCAGCCCGAATGGCGGCTCACGGACGTCTCCGGCCATCTTCCGGACCTCGACTTCCGCCTGACCGACGACAACGGCAAGCCGGTCACCGGCGCGGACTTCAAGGGCAAAGTGGTGCTCATGTATTTCGGTTACACGCACTGCCCCGACGTGTGCCCGCTGACCCTGACCCAGTTGCACGTGATACTCGATCGATTGGGTGCGCCAGCGGATCGCGTGCGCATCCTCTTCGTCAGCGTCGATCCGGCGCGTGACACACCCGCGATCATGCACGACTACGTCAATGCCTTCGACAAGCGCGCGGTCGGCTTGGTGGGTTCCAATGCCGAAGTGGAGGCACTCGCGAAACGATATCGCTCCGCCTTCACCCGCGAGCCGGATCGCGGCGACGGCAACTACGAAGTGAGCCACAGCTCCGCGATTTATATCTTCGACGGCCAAGGCAAGGCGCGGCTACTGGCGACGCCATCCGCAGCGCAAGACGATATCGTGCACGACCTGCACCTGCTCACGTCCATGGAGGCTCAGCCGTGA
- a CDS encoding transglutaminase-like domain-containing protein, which yields MRRFLVVLAVLCAIPSAVLAQERWMTVLLDGRKVGSLRIDRQAEGDQVVTRQVLDFRMTRAKTPLALRTELRSTESTAGRPLGFYASTRMSTQENLATGEVRPDGTFQVANTVGGQSKINLLIWPTGATLAEGQRLVMKEHGFKPGTTYRLRNFDSVRQQVADVDVTVVGDDMVDMPDGARVRLHHIRQAIANAPDDRAVDVWVDDEGFIQRSLAPLLGFRLEMAACDAACAQAPDQDIDMLRAAMVTSPRPMVLALRSVPVRYTISVRGSQPNPFINTDEQLVRPLGDGIYVVDVGFGMRHGDEPGPLPEDTAPNAWVQSADPDLVAFAKHVVGDAQTDLQKMRRLRSFLSDYIDAKGLDVGYASALETLQTRRGDCTEHAVLLTALARAVGIPARVVTGIVYAERMGGASRVFVPHAWTQAWIDHRWISFDSAQRRFDSTHIALGTGAGEPWRFFAAMNALGNIRIERAIPGSNLIDLPGPSDAGAPAGGGRGAP from the coding sequence ATGAGACGCTTTCTTGTCGTCCTCGCCGTACTGTGCGCGATTCCGTCGGCCGTCCTGGCCCAGGAGCGCTGGATGACCGTCCTTCTGGACGGCCGCAAGGTCGGCAGCCTGCGTATCGACCGGCAAGCGGAGGGGGACCAGGTCGTCACCCGGCAGGTGCTCGACTTCCGCATGACCCGCGCCAAGACGCCCCTCGCCCTGCGCACGGAGTTGCGTTCGACCGAGTCGACAGCCGGCAGGCCGCTCGGTTTCTACGCAAGCACGCGCATGTCGACGCAGGAGAATCTGGCCACGGGCGAGGTCCGCCCCGACGGCACCTTCCAGGTTGCCAATACCGTTGGCGGTCAGTCGAAGATCAACCTGTTGATCTGGCCCACGGGCGCCACGCTGGCGGAAGGCCAGCGCCTCGTCATGAAGGAGCACGGCTTCAAACCGGGCACGACCTACCGCCTGCGCAACTTCGATTCGGTCAGGCAACAGGTGGCGGACGTGGACGTCACAGTGGTGGGCGACGACATGGTCGACATGCCCGACGGAGCCCGCGTGCGCCTGCACCATATCCGGCAGGCAATCGCGAACGCACCGGACGATCGCGCCGTGGACGTATGGGTCGACGACGAGGGCTTCATCCAGCGCAGCCTCGCACCGCTGCTCGGCTTCCGTCTGGAGATGGCAGCCTGCGACGCCGCCTGCGCGCAGGCGCCCGACCAGGACATCGATATGCTCCGCGCGGCTATGGTGACGTCGCCGCGTCCCATGGTCCTCGCGCTGCGCTCGGTACCGGTCCGCTACACGATCTCCGTACGCGGTTCGCAGCCGAACCCGTTCATCAATACCGATGAGCAGTTGGTCCGCCCCCTCGGCGACGGTATCTACGTCGTGGACGTCGGTTTCGGCATGCGCCACGGCGACGAGCCCGGTCCGTTGCCGGAAGACACCGCGCCCAACGCCTGGGTGCAATCGGCCGATCCGGATCTCGTCGCCTTCGCCAAGCACGTGGTCGGCGATGCGCAAACCGACCTGCAAAAGATGCGACGCCTGCGCTCCTTCCTCTCCGACTACATCGATGCCAAAGGCCTCGACGTCGGCTACGCCTCGGCACTGGAAACCTTGCAGACGCGGCGTGGCGACTGCACGGAACATGCGGTACTGCTGACCGCCCTGGCCCGAGCCGTCGGCATTCCTGCGCGCGTCGTCACCGGCATCGTGTATGCCGAGCGGATGGGCGGCGCGTCGCGGGTGTTCGTGCCGCATGCCTGGACCCAGGCATGGATCGACCATCGCTGGATCAGTTTCGATTCTGCACAGCGTCGCTTCGATTCGACCCATATCGCGCTCGGTACGGGCGCCGGTGAACCATGGCGCTTCTTCGCCGCCATGAACGCGTTGGGGAATATCCGGATCGAACGCGCCATCCCCGGTTCGAACCTCATCGACCTGCCAGGACCGAGCGATGCCGGTGCCCCGGCAGGCGGCGGAAGGGGCGCGCCCTGA
- a CDS encoding TlpA family protein disulfide reductase — MIRPLLAAAALAVSLPAIAATVATPELKVTTLDNKPFDLAAQRGKWVVVNYWATWCVPCIKEMPDISNYVKGHKDVVAIGLAFEDTDAKDIVAFLDKHPVAYPIAQVDVTAPPKDFDPPKGLPTTYLIAPDGHVAQRFVGPITAAKLDEAIAKGK; from the coding sequence ATGATCCGCCCCTTGCTCGCCGCCGCCGCTCTCGCCGTTTCGTTGCCGGCGATCGCCGCGACGGTCGCGACTCCCGAACTCAAGGTCACCACGCTGGACAACAAGCCTTTCGACCTTGCCGCGCAGCGCGGCAAGTGGGTTGTGGTGAATTACTGGGCGACCTGGTGCGTGCCGTGCATCAAGGAAATGCCGGACATCTCCAACTATGTGAAGGGTCACAAGGATGTCGTTGCGATCGGCCTCGCTTTCGAGGACACCGACGCAAAGGACATCGTCGCGTTTCTCGACAAGCATCCTGTCGCATATCCGATTGCGCAGGTGGACGTCACGGCGCCGCCGAAGGATTTCGATCCGCCCAAGGGTCTGCCTACCACGTATCTGATTGCGCCCGATGGGCATGTGGCGCAGCGCTTCGTCGGTCCCATCACCGCGGCGAAGCTCGACGAGGCCATCGCGAAGGGGAAATGA